One part of the Treponema sp. OMZ 787 genome encodes these proteins:
- a CDS encoding ABC transporter permease — MFLIKSAWDNIKFHKKRSILSILLIAIASAAILLYRGFVEYSEQGMAIGFIQESGHIQAAVKDFWDKKNTADLILTSNDLNKLKNVFEKIPEIENFDSVLNFQGIIGTENSSSIFWGSGYDEPHSLGAAEGVPVFEGDNTLVLGKGLFKSLGLNLENDNYVNIMSSMGEEGIAAGSFEVSGNIDTGVPQNDAGFLIASRKDILEFFGMPDTASYIRLYLKNDKDVEKVESKLNSIFKENNLNFEGRNWKTLNPSWQQISNLFNVQFTVISGILCVLIFVALTQSLSASFMERIGEFGTMEAIGLKKSLLILVLILEVCILSLAGIIGGILLSQAGNIITQTFDIKMNPPGSTSYYLLNFFITAKAVIKTQIFIFFTALISVIYPIYTIKKHSSIKLINYNIS, encoded by the coding sequence ATGTTTTTAATAAAAAGTGCTTGGGATAATATTAAGTTTCACAAAAAGCGAAGCATTCTTTCCATATTACTAATTGCAATTGCCTCTGCTGCAATCTTATTATACAGAGGATTCGTAGAATATTCAGAACAAGGAATGGCAATAGGTTTTATACAAGAATCGGGGCATATTCAGGCTGCGGTTAAAGATTTTTGGGATAAAAAAAATACGGCAGATTTAATACTTACATCTAACGATTTGAATAAACTTAAAAATGTTTTTGAAAAAATACCCGAAATAGAAAATTTCGATTCTGTTCTAAATTTTCAAGGAATAATAGGCACGGAAAATTCTTCTTCAATATTTTGGGGCTCAGGATATGATGAACCTCACTCTTTAGGAGCAGCTGAAGGAGTCCCTGTTTTTGAAGGAGACAATACCCTTGTTCTCGGAAAAGGTTTATTTAAATCTCTCGGTTTGAATTTGGAAAATGATAATTATGTAAATATAATGTCGTCGATGGGAGAAGAAGGAATTGCAGCAGGTTCTTTCGAAGTTTCGGGAAATATAGATACAGGAGTTCCTCAAAACGATGCAGGCTTTTTAATTGCGTCCCGAAAAGATATTCTCGAATTTTTCGGTATGCCCGATACGGCTTCATATATAAGATTGTACTTAAAAAATGATAAGGACGTTGAAAAAGTTGAAAGCAAATTAAATTCTATTTTTAAAGAAAATAATTTAAACTTTGAAGGCAGAAACTGGAAAACTCTTAATCCTTCATGGCAGCAGATAAGTAATTTATTTAATGTACAGTTTACCGTAATAAGCGGAATCTTATGTGTGTTAATTTTTGTGGCTCTGACACAAAGTCTTTCGGCAAGTTTTATGGAAAGGATAGGCGAATTCGGCACAATGGAAGCCATCGGCTTAAAAAAATCCTTGCTTATTTTGGTTTTAATTCTAGAAGTATGTATTTTATCTCTTGCAGGGATTATCGGAGGCATTTTATTATCGCAAGCAGGAAATATTATTACTCAAACCTTTGATATAAAAATGAATCCTCCGGGCTCAACTTCTTATTACTTATTAAATTTTTTTATTACAGCTAAGGCGGTAATCAAAACTCAAATCTTTATATTTTTTACGGCTCTAATTTCGGTTATATATCCGATTTATACTATTAAAAAACATAGCAGTATAAAACTTATAAATTATAATATAAGTTAA
- the thyX gene encoding FAD-dependent thymidylate synthase, whose protein sequence is MAHCIAPEAEKILDKEFKVLDKGFIRLVDYMGTDARIVQAARVSYGEGTKTVREDAALIDYLLRNKHTSPFEQVVFTFHVKLPIFVARQWIRHRTARLNEISGRYSILKAEFYVPDGKDISLQSSDNKQGRMSEAVSQDLQNEVISSLQKQQEEVYDGYCKLLDKNIARELARINLPLSTYTEWYWQIDLHNLFHFLRLRMDAHAQKEIRDYAEVMFEICKTVAPLACASFERHEKNGVNFSAEELEAIHNLIAGKESGLKGKELERFNEKLKSGRQV, encoded by the coding sequence ATGGCACATTGTATAGCTCCGGAAGCGGAAAAAATTTTGGATAAAGAGTTTAAGGTTCTCGATAAAGGTTTTATCAGATTGGTAGATTATATGGGTACTGATGCCCGTATAGTGCAGGCAGCCCGTGTTTCTTATGGAGAAGGCACTAAAACCGTACGGGAAGATGCCGCTTTAATAGACTATCTTTTGAGGAATAAGCACACCTCTCCATTTGAACAGGTGGTTTTTACCTTTCATGTAAAGCTGCCCATTTTTGTAGCCCGCCAGTGGATTAGGCACAGAACAGCCCGTCTGAACGAAATTTCTGGACGGTATTCCATCTTAAAAGCAGAGTTTTATGTACCCGACGGAAAGGATATCTCCTTGCAAAGCAGCGACAATAAACAAGGCCGAATGAGTGAGGCCGTTTCTCAAGACCTTCAAAATGAAGTTATAAGCTCTTTGCAAAAACAACAAGAAGAAGTTTATGACGGCTACTGTAAATTACTCGATAAAAATATAGCAAGGGAACTTGCCAGAATCAATCTCCCTCTTTCTACTTATACCGAATGGTATTGGCAAATAGACCTGCACAATCTTTTCCATTTTTTGCGGCTGCGCATGGATGCTCATGCACAAAAAGAAATCAGAGACTATGCCGAAGTTATGTTTGAAATTTGTAAAACCGTAGCCCCTCTTGCCTGCGCTTCTTTTGAACGCCATGAAAAAAACGGAGTAAATTTTTCTGCAGAAGAACTTGAAGCCATACATAATTTGATAGCCGGAAAAGAAAGCGGGTTAAAAGGTAAAGAGCTTGAGCGTTTTAACGAAAAACTTAAGAGCGGAAGACAAGTATAA
- a CDS encoding TrkH family potassium uptake protein: MRKRDYFVVAAFALSLVLLFLQQFYSKTTSEIILHIIDIIILISVLAETFFAIRQEKYIRKYFQNNLVDFLAILIFTTVFIVFKIQISLNNNAEELNIVFDIFKNIFLFGKIIRLISKRAGLTAKIISNPAQTLIISFFMVIIIGSFLLMLPAASANGKPLNFLTTLFTSASAVCVTGLSVIDVSSELTIVGKFILIVLIQVGGLGIMVFSFFGMLAFRKKMTVSEKLTISYMVSEDDMSNLFKTLRVIVLSTFFIETLSAAFLFIGFSRILGFNLKALGFAFFHAISAFCNAGFALFSNNLESFTSDIIINLTIGFTIILGGISFAVIYDVLAKVKTNITNKFLKKKKSDYLMSVNTKMILSLTVFILFISFALFYLLEHRNTMKELSVGSQYLASFFQAITLRTAGFSTVSFMNLTNATLLFMIFIMFMGGAAGSTAGGIKLNTIAVVFAFFRSFLKNQKTVVIKNISVPEDQVKKAFLIFGFGLAAISVGIFLLTITESLPFLALLFETVSAFATVGLSTGVTAALSPAGKIVIIILMFIGRVGPLTFLTAAGTKQKNDDIEYPYGNIAIG; encoded by the coding sequence ATGAGGAAGCGGGATTACTTTGTCGTTGCGGCTTTCGCTTTAAGCCTTGTTCTTTTATTTTTACAGCAATTTTATTCAAAAACTACTTCTGAAATTATTCTCCACATAATAGACATTATTATCCTTATCTCTGTACTTGCCGAAACCTTTTTTGCGATCAGACAAGAAAAGTATATACGCAAATATTTTCAAAATAATCTTGTAGACTTTTTAGCAATATTAATATTCACTACCGTATTTATTGTTTTTAAGATACAAATAAGTCTTAACAATAATGCAGAAGAATTAAATATTGTTTTTGATATTTTTAAAAACATATTTTTATTCGGAAAAATAATTAGATTAATAAGCAAGAGAGCCGGCTTAACTGCAAAAATTATTTCAAATCCTGCACAAACTTTGATTATTTCTTTTTTTATGGTTATAATCATCGGCAGTTTTTTACTTATGCTTCCTGCTGCTTCTGCAAACGGTAAACCTTTAAACTTTTTAACAACACTTTTTACCTCCGCATCTGCCGTGTGCGTTACAGGCCTAAGCGTAATAGATGTTTCTTCCGAACTTACCATAGTAGGAAAATTTATTTTGATTGTTTTAATTCAAGTCGGCGGTTTAGGAATAATGGTTTTTTCATTTTTCGGAATGCTTGCCTTCCGGAAAAAAATGACTGTCAGTGAAAAACTTACAATCTCTTACATGGTGAGCGAAGATGACATGTCTAACCTTTTTAAAACATTAAGGGTAATTGTCTTATCTACTTTTTTTATAGAAACCTTAAGTGCAGCATTTTTATTTATAGGCTTTTCACGTATTTTAGGATTCAATCTTAAAGCCCTAGGTTTTGCATTTTTTCATGCAATATCCGCATTTTGTAATGCGGGGTTTGCTCTTTTTTCAAACAACTTGGAATCTTTTACCTCCGATATTATTATAAACCTCACAATAGGTTTTACAATAATTTTAGGCGGAATAAGTTTTGCCGTTATTTATGATGTTTTGGCTAAGGTTAAAACAAATATAACAAATAAGTTTTTGAAGAAAAAAAAGAGCGATTATTTAATGTCGGTAAATACAAAAATGATTTTAAGCCTTACAGTTTTTATTCTTTTTATTTCTTTTGCTCTTTTTTATTTACTTGAGCACCGCAATACTATGAAAGAATTATCAGTGGGAAGTCAATACCTTGCAAGTTTTTTTCAAGCTATAACATTGCGAACTGCAGGCTTTTCTACGGTTTCATTTATGAATTTAACAAATGCAACCTTACTTTTTATGATATTTATAATGTTCATGGGAGGAGCTGCAGGAAGTACAGCCGGAGGAATTAAGCTTAACACTATTGCGGTGGTGTTTGCTTTTTTTAGATCATTTTTAAAAAATCAAAAAACAGTTGTAATCAAAAATATTTCGGTACCTGAGGATCAGGTAAAAAAAGCTTTTTTAATTTTCGGCTTCGGACTCGCAGCAATTTCAGTTGGAATTTTTTTATTGACAATTACTGAAAGTCTTCCTTTTTTAGCATTATTGTTTGAAACCGTATCAGCCTTTGCAACAGTAGGTCTTTCTACGGGAGTAACCGCCGCTCTTTCACCAGCCGGAAAAATCGTAATAATAATTTTAATGTTCATCGGAAGGGTCGGTCCTTTAACTTTTTTAACTGCGGCCGGCACAAAACAAAAGAATGACGATATAGAATATCCTTATGGAAATATAGCTATAGGATAA
- a CDS encoding TrkA family potassium uptake protein: METNKNFAVIGLGEFGSRICEVLVDGGASVVAFDHDIQAVERIKKIVPAAMLVETTNEEALLKAPLDDVEVAIVAIGNNIEASVLTTTLLKQRDIPYVLARAVSPLHATVLRRVGANEVLNIEISAATRIARRLISPDVMDSIAVTKDFSIREIIVPKFFIGKTVGALALKEKFNINLIALVRMDLDIDSVGNPVKQEAMHYPEDDFELREGDKLFLIGSNIKLEEFRNM; this comes from the coding sequence ATGGAAACAAATAAAAACTTTGCTGTCATAGGTTTGGGAGAATTCGGATCAAGGATTTGTGAAGTTCTTGTAGACGGAGGAGCTTCAGTAGTGGCCTTTGATCATGATATTCAAGCAGTGGAAAGAATAAAAAAAATTGTTCCGGCAGCAATGCTTGTAGAAACTACAAATGAAGAAGCTCTTTTAAAAGCTCCTTTAGATGATGTAGAAGTTGCAATCGTCGCTATTGGCAATAATATAGAAGCAAGCGTTTTAACTACTACTCTTTTAAAACAAAGAGATATTCCCTATGTTTTAGCCCGTGCTGTTTCACCTCTCCATGCAACAGTTTTAAGAAGAGTAGGTGCAAACGAAGTTTTAAATATTGAAATATCGGCTGCGACAAGAATTGCAAGGCGTCTTATTTCCCCTGATGTAATGGATTCAATTGCAGTCACAAAGGATTTTTCAATAAGGGAAATTATTGTTCCGAAATTTTTTATCGGAAAAACCGTTGGTGCTCTTGCTCTAAAAGAAAAATTTAACATTAACCTTATTGCCCTTGTAAGAATGGATTTGGATATAGATTCTGTCGGTAACCCTGTCAAACAGGAAGCTATGCATTATCCTGAAGATGATTTTGAGTTGAGAGAAGGTGATAAACTTTTTTTGATAGGCTCAAATATAAAACTTGAAGAATTTAGAAATATGTAA
- a CDS encoding MoxR family ATPase, whose product MIDTSYKTIIENFKAKMAQRIVGQQELIEGILTAYIAGGHVLLEGVPGLAKTLIVKTFAELSNVSFKRIQFTPDLLPADLIGTLIYQQSIGKFSVRRGPVFANIILADEINRAPAKVQSALLEAMAEGQVTIGENSYSLPSPFFVLATQNPIEQEGTYPLPEAELDRFLLKLFVPYPSIQEEIDIVNKFSSLKPNQNIGQGLGLSSSAGPAEAILTQENLETLRNAVEQVKCSPEITSYIVSIIAATRPVKNVKQDDYIHGNYLSYILYGASPRAGIAIQKCAKVKALFSGRDYVIPEDVKAVAYAALRHRLKLSYEAAADNLTADDIIEKLLGIVPQP is encoded by the coding sequence ATGATTGATACAAGCTATAAAACGATAATAGAAAATTTTAAAGCAAAGATGGCTCAACGGATTGTAGGCCAGCAAGAACTCATAGAAGGAATTTTAACTGCATATATTGCAGGCGGCCATGTGCTCCTTGAAGGCGTACCGGGTCTTGCAAAAACTCTCATAGTAAAAACCTTTGCCGAGCTGTCCAATGTAAGTTTTAAGCGTATTCAATTTACTCCGGACCTTCTTCCTGCCGATTTGATAGGAACTCTGATTTATCAACAAAGCATCGGGAAGTTTTCCGTAAGGCGGGGACCGGTTTTTGCAAATATTATTTTGGCTGATGAAATAAATAGGGCTCCTGCAAAGGTACAGTCCGCCCTTTTGGAAGCTATGGCCGAAGGACAGGTTACAATCGGAGAAAATTCCTATTCCCTGCCTTCTCCTTTTTTTGTACTTGCCACACAAAACCCAATCGAGCAGGAGGGAACCTATCCTCTTCCCGAAGCAGAGCTTGACCGCTTTTTATTAAAATTATTTGTTCCCTATCCTTCTATTCAAGAAGAAATAGATATAGTAAATAAATTTTCAAGCCTAAAGCCGAATCAAAACATTGGACAAGGCTTGGGCCTAAGCTCAAGTGCCGGCCCGGCCGAAGCAATCCTCACACAGGAAAACTTAGAAACTCTCAGGAATGCCGTAGAGCAGGTAAAGTGTTCTCCCGAAATTACAAGCTATATAGTTTCAATCATTGCCGCAACAAGGCCTGTAAAAAATGTAAAGCAGGATGATTATATTCACGGGAATTACCTAAGCTATATTCTTTACGGAGCATCCCCGCGTGCAGGAATAGCTATTCAAAAATGTGCAAAAGTAAAAGCCCTATTCAGCGGAAGAGACTATGTAATACCGGAGGATGTAAAGGCTGTCGCCTACGCAGCTTTGAGGCATAGACTTAAACTTTCTTATGAGGCCGCCGCCGATAACTTGACAGCTGACGATATTATTGAAAAGCTTTTGGGAATTGTGCCCCAGCCGTAA
- a CDS encoding hemolysin family protein, translating into MKFELALMIVEFIALLLCAFFFSASETAITAITRTEYKAIKKSRTKKSKTLAFLIEKKDEIVSATLIGTNFVNTLSSALITAFVIDMYGQQHIPAATAVTTVLIIIFAEILPKAIAAYNAVEITKTFLIPLSIVRLFLKPIVFIFSLMSNFIIKSVSKRRENQISDLSEDYLETLINISLADGTFQTGEHELIKRAVRLHELKLQSIMTKKEDFVGFDINSAPEKMISIFRKTMFSRLPVYKTEKDNIIGSVHYKDLLFYKSHKAEMDINKIIRPALFIPKTANIFSAIKTMSKNKRNMAFVIDEYGSTAGLITIDDISTAIFGSIQDEYAKTKTNPLSGMKIVDGTHIMIPGSAPIIQLNKILNTDFHSDYNDTIGGLVLETAEYLPKEGELISVGEVDFKIEKVETSKIISLIADVSKITAGAQFPKAFQ; encoded by the coding sequence ATGAAATTTGAATTAGCTTTAATGATAGTCGAATTTATAGCTCTTCTCCTTTGTGCATTTTTCTTTTCTGCATCCGAAACGGCAATTACTGCAATAACGAGGACTGAGTATAAGGCAATAAAAAAAAGCCGGACAAAAAAAAGTAAGACTCTTGCTTTTCTTATTGAAAAAAAAGATGAGATTGTAAGTGCAACCCTGATAGGTACCAATTTTGTAAACACTCTTTCTTCTGCATTGATAACTGCATTTGTAATTGATATGTACGGGCAGCAGCATATTCCGGCAGCTACTGCTGTTACAACAGTTCTTATAATTATCTTTGCAGAAATTTTACCAAAAGCTATAGCGGCTTATAATGCCGTAGAAATTACAAAAACATTTTTGATTCCTCTATCGATTGTAAGATTATTTTTAAAACCGATTGTTTTTATTTTTTCGCTCATGTCCAATTTTATTATTAAATCCGTTTCAAAGCGAAGGGAAAATCAAATCTCAGACTTATCAGAAGATTATTTGGAAACGCTTATAAACATAAGTTTAGCTGACGGTACTTTTCAAACGGGAGAGCATGAGTTAATTAAAAGAGCTGTAAGACTGCATGAGTTAAAACTGCAAAGTATAATGACAAAAAAAGAAGACTTTGTCGGCTTCGATATTAATTCGGCTCCCGAAAAGATGATAAGTATTTTCCGTAAAACAATGTTTTCCCGCCTGCCTGTTTACAAGACGGAAAAGGATAACATAATAGGAAGCGTCCATTATAAGGATCTATTGTTTTATAAAAGTCATAAGGCTGAAATGGATATAAATAAAATTATAAGGCCGGCCTTGTTTATTCCGAAAACTGCAAATATTTTTTCTGCAATAAAAACAATGAGTAAAAATAAGAGAAATATGGCCTTTGTAATAGATGAATACGGTTCGACTGCGGGGCTTATCACAATTGACGATATAAGTACGGCTATTTTCGGTTCAATTCAAGATGAATATGCTAAAACAAAAACAAATCCCTTAAGCGGAATGAAGATTGTTGACGGTACTCATATTATGATCCCGGGATCGGCTCCTATTATTCAGTTAAATAAAATTTTAAATACAGATTTTCATTCCGATTATAACGATACGATAGGCGGCCTTGTACTTGAAACGGCAGAATATCTTCCTAAAGAAGGTGAGCTTATTAGCGTAGGAGAAGTAGACTTCAAGATAGAAAAGGTTGAAACAAGTAAAATTATTTCTCTTATTGCTGATGTATCTAAGATTACGGCTGGGGCACAATTCCCAAAAGCTTTTCAATAA
- a CDS encoding hemolysin family protein — protein MNEPPPQWLYIILLVILLFLSMMFSSGETAFLSVNKLKIKYLREKKNKKAARVEKILKDKQKFLTTSLIGNSLVNILISVILTALMVELAGAKGLSIAVTAATIAILIFGEILPKSVALVFSEPIALKFSGFILFLIKILAPLEWLFSGFTKFFLKFLGVKNLQSNEALTDADLKDFFDVRQEHGDLRSEEKAVLEKILSYGDITVKNIMTPRPDIIGLTADVNPKEIIELSHSSRFSRFPVYEEDIDEIIGIFYIKDFLFSEAAAKDFLQESKEKFDIKKYLRKPVLVFENTELSKLQEIFRKEKQNMVVVIDEYGGTLGIATLEDLNEEIFGNIADEYDTDDAAAEEPNLDNINDESTQNLSQTILGSMRLSDLNEDLSTSFSSEYYDTIGGLIMEKCGEVPQIGSTIKIENYNFTVIKTEGNRISELEVNIAGDEE, from the coding sequence ATGAACGAGCCTCCGCCGCAATGGCTTTATATTATACTTTTAGTTATTCTGCTTTTTTTATCGATGATGTTTTCGTCGGGAGAAACGGCCTTTTTATCCGTAAATAAATTGAAGATAAAATATTTACGCGAAAAGAAAAATAAAAAGGCTGCAAGAGTTGAAAAGATTTTAAAAGATAAACAAAAATTTTTAACAACTTCTTTGATAGGAAATAGTCTGGTAAATATTTTAATCTCCGTTATTTTAACCGCCCTGATGGTAGAATTAGCCGGAGCAAAGGGATTAAGCATTGCTGTAACGGCTGCAACTATTGCAATTTTAATCTTCGGTGAAATACTGCCTAAGTCCGTTGCCTTGGTCTTTTCCGAACCGATAGCCTTAAAATTCTCAGGCTTTATTTTATTTTTAATTAAAATTCTAGCTCCTCTTGAATGGCTTTTTTCGGGCTTTACAAAATTCTTTTTAAAATTTTTAGGCGTAAAAAATCTGCAATCAAATGAGGCCTTAACCGATGCAGACTTAAAAGATTTCTTTGATGTAAGGCAGGAGCATGGCGATCTGCGTTCTGAAGAAAAGGCTGTTCTCGAAAAAATATTAAGCTACGGAGACATAACCGTAAAAAATATTATGACTCCGAGGCCGGATATAATTGGGCTTACAGCTGATGTAAACCCGAAAGAAATTATAGAGCTTTCTCATTCTTCAAGATTTTCAAGATTTCCGGTTTATGAAGAAGACATAGATGAAATTATCGGCATTTTTTATATTAAAGATTTTTTGTTTTCGGAAGCTGCAGCAAAAGATTTCTTACAAGAATCAAAAGAAAAATTCGATATAAAAAAATATCTGCGGAAGCCTGTTCTTGTTTTTGAAAATACCGAGCTTTCAAAATTGCAGGAAATATTTAGAAAAGAAAAACAGAACATGGTTGTGGTCATCGATGAGTACGGCGGTACCTTGGGTATTGCAACTCTTGAAGACTTAAATGAAGAGATATTCGGGAACATTGCCGATGAGTATGATACGGATGATGCGGCTGCAGAAGAACCCAATCTTGATAATATAAATGATGAGTCGACTCAAAATCTTAGTCAGACTATTTTGGGCAGCATGAGACTTAGCGATTTAAATGAGGATCTAAGCACTTCGTTTTCTTCCGAGTATTATGACACAATAGGCGGCTTGATTATGGAAAAATGCGGAGAGGTTCCGCAAATCGGTTCTACAATAAAAATAGAAAACTATAATTTTACGGTTATCAAAACTGAAGGAAACAGAATAAGCGAACTGGAAGTAAATATTGCAGGAGATGAAGAATGA
- a CDS encoding P-II family nitrogen regulator — translation MNDFSLLIILVPFGRATKIVRYAKEKGLTGATIMIAFGTVKSKLLDFLGIQETRKELILTAGNGEFLDGLMDELNKKFNLTRKNFGIAFRMPLSFINIENTLDDEKPVFKREEVKTMKSAIFTVVNRGKANEVVDASLEAGARGGTIIHARGSGLNQTKLIFDMEIEPEKEIVLTIVDDEQLDNVVEAIRKNSDVEKDGHGILFVIPISKAYGIK, via the coding sequence ATGAACGATTTTTCCCTTTTAATAATTTTAGTTCCTTTCGGGCGTGCAACTAAAATAGTAAGGTACGCTAAGGAGAAGGGACTTACCGGAGCAACAATAATGATTGCCTTCGGTACTGTAAAAAGTAAACTGCTTGATTTTTTAGGGATTCAAGAAACACGAAAAGAATTGATTTTGACGGCCGGAAATGGAGAATTTTTAGACGGTCTTATGGATGAGTTGAATAAAAAGTTCAATCTTACGAGGAAAAATTTCGGTATAGCATTCCGTATGCCTTTAAGTTTTATTAATATTGAAAACACTCTTGATGATGAAAAGCCCGTATTTAAGCGGGAGGAGGTAAAAACTATGAAGTCTGCAATATTTACTGTTGTTAATAGAGGAAAAGCAAATGAAGTTGTCGATGCTTCTTTAGAAGCCGGAGCACGCGGCGGAACAATAATTCATGCAAGAGGCTCCGGGCTTAATCAAACAAAGCTTATCTTTGACATGGAAATTGAACCCGAAAAAGAAATTGTTTTAACCATTGTTGATGATGAGCAGCTTGATAATGTAGTTGAAGCAATCAGAAAAAATTCCGATGTGGAAAAAGACGGCCATGGAATTCTTTTTGTTATTCCTATAAGCAAGGCTTACGGTATAAAATAG
- a CDS encoding DUF1538 domain-containing protein, translating into MNILVDKFKEVLMSVLPIVILTTILNFAFIHIDYHVFIRFLIGSVCIIFGLAFFLFGIEMSVTKIGLQMGKEITKRNKILILILGGFALGFLISIAEPDLQILASQVKTVTKNGIPALRLIVVVSVGVAAFVVFGILRTVFNVSQKIIFALSYGVIFLLSLFSSSAFISIAFDSSGTTTGAITVPFILALAAGVSEMKKDSAASERDAFGLVGMASAGAIVAVLALSVFGKTKEISADDFVFNLDVHARIFYPFAEHFLPVLYECFLSLLPLTVIFLITNFISIKLRAKDLIPVIKGLIITLIGLFLFMWGAKSGFLDVGIAMGSRLGEIGTRPLILFIGALIGIVSILAEPAVYVLTVQIENVTSGHIPRKIVLIFLCIGVSFAVMLSLLRIIEPSFQLWHMLLPGYIISLLLSIVVPDLFVSIAFDAGGVASGPMTATFVLSLAQGLANSTPTANVLIDGFGIIAAVALAPIISLQILGLIFKIKSAGEQK; encoded by the coding sequence ATGAATATCTTAGTTGATAAATTTAAAGAAGTTTTAATGTCGGTTTTACCAATCGTCATTTTGACAACAATCTTGAATTTTGCATTTATTCATATCGATTATCATGTCTTTATTAGATTTTTAATCGGGAGTGTATGCATAATATTCGGACTGGCTTTTTTTCTATTTGGAATCGAGATGAGCGTTACAAAAATCGGTTTACAAATGGGAAAAGAAATTACAAAGCGGAATAAAATTCTGATTTTGATTTTAGGCGGTTTCGCCCTCGGTTTTTTAATTTCGATTGCAGAGCCCGATTTACAAATTTTGGCAAGTCAGGTAAAGACGGTAACTAAGAACGGGATTCCCGCATTAAGGCTAATAGTAGTTGTTTCCGTCGGTGTTGCAGCTTTTGTGGTTTTCGGTATTTTGAGAACCGTATTTAATGTTTCTCAAAAAATCATTTTTGCTCTTTCTTATGGAGTTATATTTTTACTCTCTCTTTTTTCTTCTTCGGCGTTTATTTCGATAGCCTTCGATTCGTCGGGAACAACTACGGGAGCTATAACCGTGCCCTTTATTTTGGCCTTGGCTGCCGGTGTTTCAGAGATGAAAAAAGACTCGGCTGCTTCTGAGCGAGATGCTTTCGGCCTTGTAGGTATGGCCTCTGCCGGAGCAATCGTAGCTGTGTTGGCATTAAGCGTATTCGGAAAAACAAAAGAAATTTCTGCCGACGATTTTGTTTTCAATTTGGATGTTCATGCACGGATATTTTATCCCTTTGCGGAACACTTTTTGCCGGTACTTTATGAATGTTTTTTATCCCTTTTACCCTTAACGGTAATATTTTTAATTACAAACTTTATTAGTATTAAATTGAGGGCTAAAGATTTAATTCCGGTTATTAAAGGTCTTATAATTACATTGATAGGTTTATTTCTATTTATGTGGGGAGCAAAATCGGGTTTCTTGGATGTAGGAATAGCTATGGGAAGCCGCTTAGGCGAAATAGGAACTAGGCCCTTAATTCTTTTTATCGGAGCCTTGATAGGTATTGTTTCTATTCTAGCTGAGCCTGCCGTTTATGTTTTGACGGTACAAATAGAAAACGTAACGAGCGGTCATATTCCGCGTAAGATAGTTTTAATCTTTTTATGTATCGGTGTCAGTTTTGCGGTAATGCTTTCGTTACTTAGAATTATAGAACCGTCTTTTCAGTTATGGCATATGCTTTTACCCGGATATATAATTTCACTTTTATTGTCCATTGTTGTTCCGGATTTATTTGTAAGTATAGCCTTTGATGCCGGAGGTGTTGCTTCAGGCCCCATGACTGCGACCTTTGTTTTATCACTTGCTCAAGGCCTTGCTAATTCCACTCCGACAGCAAATGTATTGATAGACGGTTTTGGAATAATCGCAGCCGTAGCTTTGGCTCCTATTATTTCGCTGCAAATTTTAGGATTGATATTTAAGATTAAAAGTGCAGGAGAACAAAAATGA